A stretch of the Theileria equi strain WA chromosome 1, complete sequence genome encodes the following:
- a CDS encoding signal peptide-containing protein (encoded by transcript BEWA_024490A): protein MKVLAVLWTVYLIRLCSAGCLGKSKTKDDDNGAYGGSTENLRAVPPQQPVESPSKEPQVPQSASESNAQGVSQDPLANSAQEAQKSAAVTKGPVVQQGGAQVKAVQPVPQGQVPKQAPQPATQLPQAQQGNQQPVEQQKQVDSQGQGVSQDQPAEPKGTPKPAEVKEEQQPTANLQGGVKKEQDGKQTQPQERQPPTDEPVNRGSGFTGAQFNSPTAGQNNSTPMQLATGTSGESTESTNTSPSSETPTGKGVKLDVASSSTSQTGQSGNSQTNTTDYKEHVPKQNDFFDEVVDGGATLWKATGNEKCVKVILDASLGKPTLFLQIDVGAKYEFKTFEKEDNRWKLKEGSQTTPQTNKNSEPDKEQGQQPKPETHNLGAKPATRSGAGDPESGTNSDDN from the coding sequence ATGAAAGTTTTAGCAGTACTATGGACGGTCTATTTGATAAGGTTATGCAGTGCAGGATGTCTTGGAAAGAGTAAGACCAAAGATGACGATAATGGAGCTTATGGTGGATCTACGGAGAATCTCAGAGCAGTTCCACCTCAACAGCCTGTAGAGTCTCCTAGTAAAGAACCTCAGGTTCCTCAGTCGGCTTCTGAATCTAATGCACAAGGTGTTTCACAAGATCCACTTGCTAACTCTGCCCAAGAGGCACAAAAATCTGCAGCTGTTACGAAGGGTCCAGTAGTTCAGCAGGGAGGAGCACAGGTGAAAGCAGTTCAACCTGTTCCACAGGGTCAAGTTCCTAAACAAGCTCCACAGCCCGCTACTCAACTTCCACAAGCTCAACAAGGTAATCAACAACCTGTTGAACAGCAAAAACAGGTGGATTCACAGGGACAAGGTGTTTCGCAGGATCAACCCGCTGAACCGAAAGGTACACCAAAACCGGCTGAAGTTAAGGAGGAACAACAGCCGACTGCAAACCTCCAGGGAGGTGTCAAGAAAGAGCAAGATGGCAAACAAACTCAACCACAAGAACGGCAGCCACCAACTGATGAACCTGTTAATCGAGGCAGCGGATTTACTGGAGCCCAATTCAACTCTCCTACTGCTGGCCAGAATAACTCAACACCAATGCAACTTGCAACTGGAACGTCTGGAGAATCAACAGAGAGTACCAATACCTCACCTTCTTCGGAGACTCCAACAGGCAAAGGTGTAAAACTTGATGTTGCATCTTCAAGTACATCGCAAACTGGCCAGTCTGGAAACTCACAGACTAACACAACAGACTACAAGGAACATGTTCCCAAACAAAATGACTTTTTCGACGAGGTGGTTGATGGTGGAGCTACTCTATGGAAGGCCACTGGAAACGAAAAATGCGTAAAGGTGATACTTGATGCAAGTTTAGGAAAGCCTACTCTCTTCCTACAAATCGACGTTGGCGCCAAGTACGAGTTCAAGACCTTTGAGAAGGAAGACAATAGGTGGAAACTCAAGGAAGGCTCACAGACAACACCTCAAACGAATAAAAATTCAGAACCAGATAAAGAACAAGGTCAACAACCAAAACCAGAGACTCATAATCTTGGAGCTAAGCCAGCTACCCGAAGCGGAGCTGGAGATCCTGAATCAGGAACAAATTCAGATGATAACTGA
- a CDS encoding splicing factor 3A subunit 2, putative (encoded by transcript BEWA_024530A) — protein sequence MIDFQHRVGHKTGSGAPASAQDIAADRRDRLRKLALETFDLSKDPYFLKNHVGQFECRLCLTIHSTESSYLSHTQGRKHQTNLARRAAKEQRDAYVVPAPRQNVIRPPTMRIGRPGYRITKMKDPATQQPALLFEIEFPEIEGRPRHRFMSAFEQKVEQPPDSNYQFLLFAANPYETIAFKVPNLEVDNDPGKLFSHWDDKKKIYILQVHFKVTRTSKPLPGLPQRPSVYQGVGVRL from the exons ATGATCGACTTTCAGCACAGAGTAGGCCACAAGACTGGCAGTGGCGCTCCTGCAAGCGCCCAGGATATAGCGGCGGACAGAAGGGACCGACTGCGCAAATTGGCCCTTGAGACCTTTGATTTGAGCAAAGACCCGTATTTCCTAAAGAATCACGTGG GCCAATTTGAGTGTCGTTTGTGCCTCACTATACATTCAACCGAGTCGTCGTACCTCAGTCACACTCAGGGGAGGAAGCACCAGACGAATTTGGCGAGAAGAGCTGCTAAGGAACAGAGGGACGCCTACGTGGTACCGGCTCCGAGACAG AATGTCATTCGACCGCCTACCATGAGGATTGGGAGACCAGGTTACAGGATAACAAAGATGAAGGACCCAGCCACGCAACAACCAGCTCTTTTATTTGAAATTGAGTTTCCAGAGATTGAAGGAAGACCCAGACATAGATTCATGTCCGCATTTGAACAAAAGGTTGAGCAGCCACCAGACTCGAACTACCAATTTTTGCTCTTTGCAGCAAACCCATACGAAACTATCG CATTTAAAGTTCCGAATTTGGAAGTTGATAACGACCCCGGAAAGTTATTCTCGCATTGGGACGATAAAAAGAAGATTTACATACTTCAAGTCCATTTCAAG GTTACAAGGACATCGAAACCATTGCCCGGACTACCTCAACGCCCTAGTGTATACCAGGGAGTAGGAGTTCGATTGTGA
- a CDS encoding sodium/hydrogen exchanger, putative (encoded by transcript BEWA_024520A) produces MEVSQGYIVNAEDNVLKLISEERITPPVGNICNRELQNDCDNRNKAPANGSGDAKASTPASVNPNTEGVNLSGISGIVFEIVSVLCFILLSSCILQFLISKIYDKIPISLVLFIFGMVVYGIIMAIGPQEVQGPFLQSLTRVRKIDNSVLYYIALPILLYEATQTINWYTFCNFLMGGIALAVGGVIMQVIILGLLFRFTLGDDTHWSYTKSFLLASILSSTDPVAVLSVLGDVRAPTKIISMFNGESLINDGTSVLMFQFFYMLSIGRSESYSYYSLLFTKLLVLSPLLGVLVAFIVIIWVSFFRRYHMAQCISVVGTSYLVFFISEYYLNLSGPLCIVCYGVYIKAYGLVAFDREALEKHHSFVEGFSSIANSAVFLISGMLTIGMLESQFMLRNVWVKIFKLLMVYLFLNIARSIMIISFSPLLSYIGYRINLKEIILLIWGGLRGAMVLVLGLRLESDPRIDDGTSDILAFYIGGSTMLILLLQGFTFDCLYRCLNPYPMKPFRRVYLEKTMQMIEFKYISEIQALGYHWLFKGTSVIQYANRLVPSLSNVRWNKIGKLVFNNIKVDVSYELPATPINAEKSFENPMDLPLRCATVISAESDYSEDMQELDEFSEDNDENIFLFANGALQRKNSDLGDYDPKLYLRLLEHATITESQNPDSGKYLDSRSNSEHTIASIESSKLSSFHLGSQMRSFALPQRMDTDATINLENLYLDQYSRIRDYDNECPSSKGKKVLRMEREGELYIMIFNAFSHLYNEMYHSGFIDGRSLLSLQSSLDIAADFAIKRLKQRSIAVWKDVLSEYIQDPSNCDFPESVDEMDGFAFEWFVLHSIISGSYTKSQVHISSKHRVISTLEILVAYVDVHQRLLERGGKSLERLLDSTLLESYKKQIVYAKSYVKAIKAKWPNSFSAGLLNKAACMMIRIKKEIVDEQCANGLLLDEDRRQIQEMLDDQLHKITTKIDYVSLVKQAVRRFLKYFYYKGKRGNDPL; encoded by the exons ATGGAAGTCTCCCAGGGCTACATTGTGAATGCGGAGGACAATGTCCTCAAGTTGATATCAGAAGAGCGAATAACACCTCCTGTAGGTAACATATGCAACAGGGAACTACAGAATGATTGTGATAATCGCAACAAGGCTCCTGCCAACGGATCCGGAGATGCAAAGGCTTCAACACCTGCTTCGGTAAATCCAAATACGGAAGGCGTAAATCTTTCTGGAATCTCGGGGATTGTGTTTGAAATTGTATCGGTGCTATGCTTCATTCTACTCTCCTCGTGTATACTGCAGTTTTTGATTTCAAAGATTTACGACAAAATACCAATATCTCTGGTTCTGTTCATTTTTGGGATGGTTGTGTATGGCATAATCATGGCCATTGGACCTCAGGAGGTGCAGGGACCATTTTTGCAGTCTCTAACCCGTGTTCGAAAAATTGACAATTCGGTTTTGTACTACATTGCGCTTCCCATTCTCTTGTATGAAGCTACACAAACAATAAACTGGTACACATTTTGCAATTTTCTAATGGGTGGAATCGCCCTTGCCGTTGGAGGAGTTATCATGCAGGTTATAATTTTGGGTCTGCTCTTTAGGTTTACACTCGGAGACGATACGCACTGGTCTTACACCAAAAGCTTCCTTTTAGCGTCCATTTTAAGTTCCACGGACCCAGTTGCGGTCCTTTCTGTATTAGGTGACGTCAGGGCACCCACAAAGATTATTTCAATGTTTAATG GTGAATCGCTGATTAATGATGGTACATCAGTGTTAATGTTCCAATTTTTTTACATGCTTTCGATTGGAAGATCAGAGTCTTATTCCTATTACTCACTCTTGTTTACAAAACTTTTGGTTTTGAGTCCACTGCTTGGAGTTCTTGTGGCATTTATTGTAATTATTTGGGTTAGCTTTTTTAGAAGGTATCACATGGCCCAGTGCATATCAGTAGTAGGTACTTCTTACCTTGTTTTCTTCATTTCTGAGTATTATCTAAATTTATCTGGACCGCTCTGTATTGTTTGTTACGGAGTGTATATAAAGGCTTATGGTCTTGTCGCATTTGACAGAGAGGCCCTTGAAAAGCATCATAGCTTTGTTGAAGGATTTTCTAGCATCGCAAATTCCGCAGTATTTCTCATTAGCGGCATGCTTACAATTGGAATGCTTGAATCGCAATTTATGCTCCGCAATGTTTGGgttaaaatttttaaattgCTAATGGTGTACCTATTTCTAAATATTGCAAGGTCGATTATGATTATTTCTTTTAGTCCACTATTGTCGTACATCGGATACAGGATAAATTTAAAGGAAATTATTCTCTTGATTTGGGGAGGATTGCGAGGTGCCATGGTTTTGGTTTTGGGTCTTCGCCTAGAGTCTGATCCAAGAATAGATGATGGTACTTCGGATATTTTGGCGTTTTATATTGGTGGAAGTACCATGTTAATTTTGTTGTTGCAGGGCTTCACATTTGATTGTTTGTATAGATGTTTGAATCCTTACCCAATGAAGCCCTTTAGACGTGTTTATCTTGAAAAGACTATGCAAATGATTGAGTTTAAATACATTTCCGAGATACAAGCACTGGGATACCATTGGCTCTTTAAGGGTACCTCTGTTATCCAGTATGCAAATCGATTGGTGCCATCTCTTTCCAATGTCCGGTGGAATAAGATTGGAAAGCTGGTTTTTAACAATATAAAGGTGGATGTTTCGTACGAACTCCCCGCTACTCCAATAAACGCTGAGAAAAGTTTTGAAAATCCAATGGATTTGCCTCTTCGATGTGCAACTGTAATTAGTGCAGAGTCAGATTACTCTGAGGATATGCAGGAGCTTGATGAATTTTCGGAGGATAATGACGAGAACATATTCTTGTTTGCAAATGGAGCGCTGCAACGAAAGAATTCGGACCTTGGGGACTATGACCCCAAGTTGTATCTGAGGTTGCTTGAGCATGCCACAATAACAGAGTCTCAGAATCCAGACTCTGGAAAATATTTGGATAGTCGTTCCAATAGTGAGCACACTATCGCATCCATTGAGAGCTCCAAACTCTCAAGCTTTCACTTGGGTTCCCAAATGCGGTCCTTTGCGTTGCCACAAAGAATGGACACTGACGCGACGATtaatttggaaaatttgTACCTTGACCAGTACAGCCGTATACGG GACTACGACAACGAGTGCCCTAGTAGCAAGGGTAAAAAGGTGCTTCGCATGGAGAGGGAGGGCGAGTTGTACATTATGATCTTCAACGCCTTTTCCCACCTATACAATGAAATGTACCACTCTGGTTTCATTGATGGGAGGTCTCTGTTGTCTCTCCAGTCTTCTCTTGACATTGCGGCAGATTTTGCCATCAAGAGGCTAAAGCAGCGCTCAATTGCAGTTTGGAAGGACGTTTTGTCAGAGTATATACAGGATCCTTCAAACTGCGATTTTCCAGAAAGCGTCGACGAAATGGACGGATTTGCATTTGAGTGGTTTGTGCTACACTCCATTATCAGTGGAAGCTACACCAAGAGTCAAGTTCACATTTCTAGCAAGCACCGCGTGATTTCAACCTTGGAGATTCTCGTTGCCTACGTTGATGTCCACCAGCGGCTGCTGGAGCGGGGCGGTAAGAGCCTGGAGCGACTTTTGGATTCGACGCTATT GGAGAGCtacaaaaaacaaattgTCTATGCAAAGAGCTATGTTAAAGCAATCAAGGCCAAGTGGCCAAATAGTTTTAGTGCTGGTTTGCTAAACAAGGCCGCCTGTATGATGATTCGCATTAAAAAGGAGATTGTCGACGAGCAGTGCGCCAACGGCTTGTTGCTGGATGAAGACAGACGGCAGATTCAAGAGATGCTGGACGACCAGCTTCACAAGATAACTACAAAGATAGATTATGTCAGCCTAGTTAAACAGGCGGTTCGGAGATTTTTAAAGTATTTTTACTATAAAGGCAAAAGAGGCAATGACCCTTTGTAA
- a CDS encoding hypothetical protein (encoded by transcript BEWA_024460A): MSEVKVVFIDIDQVPGKGLQKDDDNNNNKYYYNDKKHDGERVEIILLNPVCCPGYLTLTYKPNNPGAKIIGITESGIHKGEFNGNITDCKSVTVYYWSGNRDYKGSLVVQLSGARDSYYTNSGGGRWEEEEINSGALLTTLDGINCPLKIHPVDISQKSGSSYSCPSCNQPITTLISSPIDDKYTKVTHSPDGLVGRLKDDKYNITNIPMTREIGNIYVYWYHKDGGEGKSFLICLPYPNIDNDYSSGDIWYKRESSDDNTWTKVDNSPPSSHTDCKNILKLLQNISGGEEVESGTGNCKEIKFEDSEEERDDSASSSSLSTTSPHRLSPGAITGISIAGIGTVGSALGYGGWKLFLFLKNRL, translated from the coding sequence aTGAGTGAAGTTAAAGTGGTTTTCATTGATATTGACCAAGTACCTGGAAAAGGCCTCCaaaaagatgatgataataataataataaaTACTACTACAATGATAAGAAACATGATGGTGAAAGAGTAGAGATAATCCTACTTAACCCTGTATGTTGCCCTGGATATTTAACTCTCACATACAAACCAAACAACCCTGGAGCTAAGATCATTGGCATTACGGAAAGTGGGATACATAAGGGTGAATTTAATGGCAATATCACAGATTGTAAGAGTGTTACAGTCTATTATTGGTCAGGAAATAGGGACTATAAGGGTTCCTTAGTTGTTCAACTGAGTGGCGCAAGAGATTCATACTACACAAATTCCGGTGGCGGTCGCtgggaagaagaagagatCAATTCTGGTGCTTTATTGACTACTCTAGATGGAATAAACTGCCCGCTAAAGATTCATCCTGTTGATATTTCACAGAAATCTGGGTCATCTTACAGTTGTCCTTCCTGCAATCAACCAATAACCACTTTAATTTCTTCACCTATCGACGATAAATACACTAAAGTCACTCATAGTCCTGATGGACTAGTTGGAAGATTGAAGGATGATAAGTATAATATTACCAACATTCCCATGACAAGGGAAATAGGTAACATCTACGTGTACTGGTATCATAAGGATGGAGGAGAGGGTAAATCATTCTTAATTTGTCTACCATATCCTAACATTGATAATGATTATTCCAGCGGCGATATTTGGTACAAGAGAGAATCTTCTGATGATAATACATGGACAAAAGTAGATAATAGTCCACCATCTAGTCATACAGATTGTAAGAATATCCTAAAGCTTCTCCAGAATATATCAGGTGGAGAAGAAGTTGAATCTGGGACCGGCAACTGTAAAGAGATTAAATTTGAAGACAGTGAAGAGGAACGGGATGATTCCgcatcttcatcatccttgtCTACTACAAGCCCACATAGACTTTCCCCTGGAGCCATAACGGGAATATCTATTGCAGGTATAGGCACCGTAGGGAGTGCTCTAGGATACGGTGGATGGAAGCTGTTTCTATTTCTCAAAAATCGACTTTAA
- a CDS encoding 50S ribosomal protein L17e, putative (encoded by transcript BEWA_024510A) gives MSRIPLVFLILLPYSLAYVNLHRTNEPRSALSGEFACNASKYTNIAQKMEKIHNIGPAIPVRKYHAEDFCSRMIKNSLKNWRRTALDAEYAKEFGWPYRKRHKGGKQDILVFERKAIAVAKWLLLSPIKLAKVCRQIKKKPVLVALGELAQRGANPYALAVFKAIKSAMANAEVKYGSSGLVPKFKELAASVGGYIKKPLFRAKGRCDVIRKPKAHLRVVLTV, from the exons ATGTCCAGGATTCCTCTCGTTTTTTTAATTCTGCTGCCATATTCTCTCGCCTATGTAAATCTACATCGCACAAATGAGCCAAGAAGCGCCCTCTCGGGGGAGTTTGCCTGCAACGCCTCCAAGTACACAAACATCGCTcaaaagatggaaaag ATCCACAACATTGGCCCGGCAATTCCCGTACGAAAGTACCACGCGGAAGATTTTTGCTCTCGCATGATCAAAAACTCCCTAAAGAACTGGAGGAGAACAGCTCTGGACGCCGAGTACGCAAAGGAATTCGGTTGGCCTTATAGAAAGAGACATAAAGGTGGTAAACAGGATATCTTGGTCTTTGAAAGGAAGGCAATCGCAGTAGCAAAGTGGCTCCTGTTATCACCCATCAAACTCGCAAAGGTATGCAGACAAATCAAAAAGAAACCTGTACTCGTTGCCCTTGGAGAATTAGCACAGCGGGGCGCCAATCCATACGCACTTGCCGTATTTAAAGCGATTAAATCCGCAATGGCAAATGCAGAAGTAAAGTATGGAAGCTCTGGTCTTGTTCCAAAATTCAAGGAACTAGCCGCATCAGTAGGAGGATACATTAAAAAGCCACTCTTTAGAGCAAAGGGGAGGTGTGACGTTATAAGGAAACCAAAGGCACACCTGAGGGTCGTTTTAACcgtataa
- a CDS encoding signal peptide-containing protein (encoded by transcript BEWA_024480A), whose translation MKSIALALLFSLASKAGAEVSPAVLDLLQLDKAQAVVSDASHGDLKYKLVTAHHDSHLTRITEGQQTVWEGELYHKECDTVIVHLDKQGKEFLVNVGVKGPKETHHEYFEKKNGSYRSVNGLAYTDAIGNSVLDEVKSASLDISAVQEDMDAFQVGSVAENGVESKLFTAKFQHACTEVRDGSQGIWKAGDEEKASLVAFHECGHCAHVHVTVVHPSREAQEFCFEKKGESWQLGTCPELRSCKAECSCQDCQGKCCSETNLRGDPLFQLPGV comes from the coding sequence ATGAAATCCATCGCACTCGCATTGCTCTTCTCTCTAGCGTCCAAGGCAGGAGCCGAAGTTAGCCCTGCCGTTCTCGATCTTCTTCAGCTCGACAAAGCTCAAGCTGTTGTTTCGGACGCTTCACATGGAGACTTGAAATACAAGCTGGTAACAGCCCACCATGACTCCCATCTTACAAGGATAACAGAGGGTCAGCAGACCGTATGGGAGGGAGAATTGTATCACAAGGAGTGCGATACTGTAATTGTACATTTGGATAAACAGGGCAAAGAATTCCTTGTAAATGTCGGTGTAAAAGGTCCAAAGGAGACACACCACgagtattttgagaagaagaatggtTCTTACAGATCTGTTAATGGTCTAGCCTACACTGATGCTATTGGCAACAGTGTCTTGGATGAGGTAAAATCCGCCTCTCTTGACATTTCAGCTGTTCAAGAGGACATGGATGCATTCCAAGTCGGTAGTGTTGCTGAGAATGGTGTTGAATCAAAGTTATTTACCGCCAAATTCCAGCATGCATGTACTGAGGTCAGGGATGGTAGTCAAGGTATCTGGAAGGCCGGTGATGAAGAGAAGGCATCCCTAGTTGCGTTCCACGAATGCGGACACTGCGCTCATGTTCATGTTACCGTTGTTCACCCATCAAGGGAAGCTCAGGAGTTCTGCTTCGAGAAGAAGGGTGAATCATGGCAATTGGGTACATGCCCAGAACTCCGCTCTTGCAAGGCAGAATGTAGCTGCCAAGACTGTCAAGGCAAGTGTTGCTCAGAGACAAATCTCAGAGGAGATCCACTCTTTCAACTTCCAGGCGTTTAA
- a CDS encoding signal peptide-containing protein (encoded by transcript BEWA_024470A) → MTALYTFVFACLLGFSACHEAGDVSCSPVTFDFAHVDTSKLFSTYNSYYGVHEKSFFTKERGFIGKVVDGEEGIWEAALDEASPLVSVFYKHGFSVLLVVYVKSEGEVYVIYYKKKANGWILICKEAFEAALDAMKHDDASFEDEVPVQVAGKYIINIMTNLSDSRVNVTRPTEDNPFMVVRPASGFLAPKVMEGTSTIWESKDGEGCEAVYFLTKDKKVVLAQLSIKAEDGSSTLCFEKTDDWAEISHEEYEAKVDEIVEVMKVPSDEDSFLTNSFSLLLAAIFTVALF, encoded by the coding sequence ATGACGGCCCTATACACTTTCGTTTTTGCTTGTTTACTTGGATTCTCTGCTTGTCATGAGGCGGGAGACGTATCTTGCTCTCCTGTGACCTTTGACTTTGCACACGTAGACACCTCCAAACTCTTTAGCACCTACAACAGCTACTACGGCGTTCATGAGAAATCCTTCTTTACCAAGGAAAGAGGGTTCATTGGAAAGGTCGTTGACGGTGAGGAAGGGATTTGGGAGGCAGCTCTTGACGAGGCATCTCCACTTGTTAGTGTCTTTTACAAGCATGGATTCTCCGTTCTTCTCGTCGTCTATGTAAAGTCTGAGGGTGAGGTGTACGTCATATACTACAAGAAGAAGGCCAACGGATGGATCCTTATCTGCAAGGAAGCCTTTGAGGCCGCCCTCGATGCCATGAAACATGACGATGCATCATTCGAAGACGAGGTTCCAGTACAGGTTGCCGGAAAGTACATTATAAACATCATGACCAACCTCTCTGATTCTCGCGTAAATGTCACCAGACCAACTGAAGACAACCCATTCATGGTCGTTAGGCCAGCCTCTGGATTCCTTGCTCCAAAGGTCATGGAAGGAACTAGCACCATCTGGGAAAGTAAGGACGGAGAAGGCTGTGAAGCAGTCTACTTCCTCACCAAGGACAAAAAGGTAGTTTTAGCTCAACTCTCTATCAAGGCCGAGGACGGAAGTAGCACTCTGTGCTTTGAAAAGACCGACGACTGGGCAGAAATTTCACACGAGGAGTACGAAGCCAAGGTCGATGAGATTGTCGAAGTTATGAAGGTCCCATCCGATGAGGATTCATTCCTCACAAACTCTTTCTCACTGCTCCTCGCTGCCATATTTACCGTGGCACTCTTTTAA
- a CDS encoding hypothetical protein (encoded by transcript BEWA_024500A), whose protein sequence is MEKRYGRSTLGAMAARNTKTANIAKRAIANFKTGVINLTKQIPEEGKISNIQHQKQLKEVEKLQNEASNILGSLYDYSEEIKEKNESFILYDNLLDEFKEYMGKLDDLHNKLVNGQKSPVHTVSEVKHDIHVIEADGFQLLEEEIVQNTVEYPLESSILDERSEQIQALRSSVYEIQDLYIEIGDMVEYQGDQIGE, encoded by the exons atggagaagagatACGGAAGGTCGACCCTGGGTGCCATGGCGGCGCGAAACACAAAGACGGCCAACATCGCCAAAAGGGCTATTGCAAACTTCAAGACGGGTGTAATAAATTTAACGAAGCAG ATTCCTGAAGAAGGGAAGATTTCAAACATTCAGCACCAAAAACA GTTAAAGGAGGTTGAAAAACTGCAAAATGAAGCCTCGAATATACTCGGTTCGCTCTACGATTACTCGGAGGagataaaggaaaagaac GAATCGTTTATTCTGTACGATAATTTACTTGACGAGTTCAAGGAATATATGGGAAAGCTTGACGATTTACATAACAAGCTGGTAAATGGGCAGAAATCGCCCGTACACACCGTTAGCGAGGTGAAGCATGACAT ACATGTTATCGAGGCTGATGGATTTCAGCTCttggaggaagaaataGTCCAAAACAC AGTAGAATACCCTCTAGAGTCCAGCATACTGGACGAAAGATCGGAACAGATACAGGCGTTGCGATCGAGCGTTTACg AGATTCAAGATTTGTACATTGAGATTGGTGATATGGTAGAATATCAGGGAGACCAGATAGGTGAGTGA